TAGGAATATGAGTGATACGTACGGCCGACTCGGTCTTGTTGACGCCCTGACCGCCGTGGCCGCCGGCGCGGTACACGTCCACGCGCAGGTCTTCGGGGTTGATGTTGAGTTCGACTTCCTCGGCCTCGGGCAGCACCGCGACAGTGACCGTGGATGTGTGAATCCGGCCGGATGCCTCGGTCTCGGGCACGCGCTGGACCCGATGGACTCCGCTCTCGAAGCGGAAGTAGCGGAACGGTTCGTCCCCCTCGACGGTGAACGTTATTTCCTTGAATCCTTTCAGTTCGCTCGGCCGTGAATCCAGCACCTCGATCTTCAGGTTGTGGTTCTCGGCATAGTGCGAGTACATCCGGAACAGGTCACCCGCGAACAATGCGGCTTCCTCGCCGCCGGCAGCGGCCCGGATTTCCACGATGCAGCCCTTGTCCCAGTCGGGCGAGCGCGGACGCAGCACCGCCTCGAGCGCGGCGGCCAGCTTCTCCATGCGCTGGCCCAGGTCGGCAAGCTCTATCTCCGCCAACTCACGCATCTCGGCGTCGTCAGCTTCGCGGGACATCGACGTGGCATCCTGCAGCTCCTTTTCCAGCCGTTCGTATTCACCCAGTTGCTCAAGCGCCGCCTTGCCCGCCCGGTACTCGCGGGTCAGGCTCCGCAGCAGCGGAATGTTGGAGGTTACCTTGGGGTCGCCGAGCTGCGTTTCCAACTCCGCTGCTCGAAGGCGCATCGGTTCCAACCTGCGTTTGAAATCGAATGAAGGTGTGAGCATAGGGGAGAGGTTGTCGGGCTAGAGCAGGGCCGTGCTATCCGACAAGGGCCAACGCCGGCTTGCGACTGACAAATGCCCGGATTCGGGAATCATCAATCTGGAATCGCAAATCTGCAATGGGTCGGCCACGGGCCATTATCCCGGGCTTTCGGCTTCTGTCAACAGGCGCGCAGTGGCTGGGGGTCGGGGGGCAGGGCTTGGATTCAGGCTCTGGGTCCGGTCTCGGTCCCCGGTCCCCAGTCCCTTGGTCAGATGCCTCCGGCGGTTGGCCCGGCAAGTCGAAGCTCGACCGCGCCGATGCCGCCCTCGACTTCGATGCGTAGCGAGGTTTTGGTCTTGCCCCAGACGTCGTTGACCCAGGCGTCGCCATCTGCCTTGAGTCCGCTCGCGTCCACGTGGCCCAGACCGGCCTGGGCTGTGACCCGAACCCCGACGTCGGTGGGCAGGATGAGCGTCAGCTTGCCGACCCCGGCCTTGATGGTAGCATCGAGGTCCGACGTTCGCGGTCCGGAAAGGTCGACCGAACCCTCGCCTACCCCGGCAACGAGATCCAAGTGGTGCACGTTGACGCCGTTAAGGTCTACATCACTCTTGCCCACGCCCAGGTTGATTTCCAGGTTCATTGGGATGGTGCGATTGAGCCTAAGGTTCCAGTCGTATCGCACATTGCCGGGCCAGGTTGCGCCGACGACCCGCGACGGCTGCTCAACGGTCAATTGGCCCTCGCAGTCCTCGACCTTGTACGACAGCACCGGCTTCCAATCAGGGATGTTGTACTCAAAGCGGGCATCGAGCAGGCTATCGGCGCCGCCCTCGATCTTCAGCTTGCCGACTCCGATCGTGATGGAAGCGCTGGCCGTTTCGGCGCTGCCGAGCCCGACCTTCTGCTGCAAGGTTACGGCCTTTCCCGGCTTCGGGCTCGGAAGGTAGCAACCGGCGACGGCCAGCACGAGCACAGCGACGAACAACAACGAGACGTTTCTGGTCATGATACTCCTCTGCAGTTCGCCAGATAGGACGAGCCGACTCACTCGGATGTTGCAGCTGCGTTTCGTGCGACGTTTCACGTTGACCGTCCCGGGCAGCGACATCCGGGCAGAAGGGAAATCCGTGTCCATCCGTGCTGGTCTGTGGTTCTTCCTCCCAGGCCTTACTCGTGTTAGAATGGCTCATGATGACAGGACATTTCACCGAGGTCAAGGAAGACAAGCCATCGATGCCGGACATGCAGGCTACAATCCGCTGGCTGATTGCCGCGAAGGACGGTGCTCCGAACTTCGCCATGCGGGTCATCGAAATCAAGCGCAAAGGGGAGAAGATACCGCTTCACCGCCACGACTACGAACACGAGACGTTCGTCATCGAAGGCGAGGGCAACGTGCTCAACCCGGGCGGAGTGAAGCCGGTTGCCTACGGCGACTTCGCGTACATTCCCGCCGGCGAGGAGCACGGCTTCGAGAACACCGGCGACAAGCCGTTCCGCTTCATCTGCGTGATACCGGTGCAGTAGGCGCCGTCAGCCGTCGTCTGCCAACGGTAAGCTCATCCAGATGCAGGCGAACGGGCTGCGTTTTGTGGGCTGAGCCCCGCCCTCGAACCCCGGGAGTCAGAGCAGCACGGCAGGCCTGCGGGCAGCGAGGGTCACAGTCCTTTCATCCGCACGACATCTTCCAGCGGGCGGCGGGTCGTACGAAGCTGATTCTGCGGTGCCTGTGGGTCACGGTGGCCCAGGGCGATGCCGAACAGCACCAGCTGATCTTGAGGAATGCCAAGCTCGGTCCGGATCAGGTCAGGGTAGGACGCGAGCATGACCGCCGGGATTGAGTCGACGCCGTGCTCCTGCGCCGCGAGCATGATGCTCTGGGCCAGCAAGCCGATGTCAAAGAGCGACCATGTCGAAAGCCCCCGCTCCATACACAGGTACACTACTACCGGAGCTCCAAAGAAACGGTAGTTCCATTCGGCCATCACCTGCCTGGGGTACTTACCCGCAGTCCCCGGCGCGGCCAGCCGGGTTCGCCCCGCCATCAAGGCTTCCATCCGCTGCTTGGAGGCCTCGGGCCACTGCGCTGGCGCGGGCATGTCCAAGGCTCGTGGCTTGCCTTCGTGGAAGCGGTCCAGGAATCCCCGACGCAGACGTTCCAGCGGCTCGCCGGCCGCGATATAAATCTCCCAGGGCTGCGTGTTTGCCCACGACGGCGCGCGCGTCGCCGCCTCCATGATTGCACGGATGGTCTCACGGGCAATCGGGTCAGGTTTGAATGCTCGGATGCTGGCACGCGAATTCAACGCATCGGTGACGTTCATAAGACACGCTCCTTTGGTTACAGGACGCTCCTTAGACCGGCACGGGTAACCTGTCGGTTCACACGCGGGCGGGCATGTCAATCAGGGAGAGGGACCAGGGATTGGGGGCTGGGGACTAGGGATTGGCCTACGTGCAACGGCTGGCGGCTTGCGGCTTGAGCTGGTGCTTGGGCTGCGACGAAGCCGTACTCCCTTGACGCACTCCGGATTAGGAATTGGGAAGTGTCACCCTCTTGCCGAACGCAGCTAGGCGACGACGAGCGCGAGCGTGAAGCCATCGTAACCCTTCGCACCGACGGTCTGGATGGTAGTCGCGCTCACGCGCGGTTCCCTGGCGATGAGTTCATTCAGCCGGCGCACACCCTGCACGTTCGGGTCAGTGCTCTCGCCGTCTATCACGGCCCCCTTACGAACTACGTTATCCACGATGATGACACTGCCCGGCCGCGTCAGCCTGAGCGCCCACGCGAAATAGTCGGGATTGCCCGTCTTGTCCGCATCGATGAAGACAAGGTCGAATGGACCGCGTCCTTCGGCGGCGATTTGCGGCAGCACGTCGAGCGCGCGGCCGACGCGCAGGTCTACGAGCGAAGTCAGCCCGGCCCGCGCAATGCTCTTCCCGGCCACGGCCGCGTGCTTCGGGTCAACTTCGACGGTCACAAGCCTGCCTCCCTCGGGCAGTGCCCGCGCCAGCCAGATGGCGCTGTAACCGCCGAGAGTCCCGATCTCCAGGATGTTCCGTGCTCCAATTGCGCGGGCAAGCAGATGCAGCAGCTTCCCCTGGCTGGGTGAAACGCTTATCCGGGGCAGCCCGGCGGCGTCGCTCGCGGCGAGGGCCTCGGCCAGCACCTCATCCTGGCGAACGACCATGCCATTGACATAGCCGTCGACCGAGGTCCAGAGTTCCTGGCTCATGAACTACTCGTCCTCAAACTCGGGGCTCGCATCGCCAATCTCGCCTCGGCCAAAGTCGAACGGGATTCGCCTGACTCGGTCACGGCCGGATTCTAGGACTGGCGGGCGCGGATGTCAATCAGGAAGAGCGACCAGGGATTGGGGGCTGGGGATCAGGGGCTCGCGAGTGGGGACCGGCCAACAGCAGCGGGCGGCCAGTGTTCTCTGTCAATCTACAATCGTCAATCCAAAATCAGAAATTCCTTGGCTTGCGGCTTGTGCTTAAGGTGCGACGCAGCCACACTCCGTTGACGCGCCTCGTATCAGGAATTGGTAAATGCCCAGCTATCCCCAGAAGTTACCATGGGCAAGCTACATGTCGATCAGGATGTCGTCGGACTCAACCTTCACGCCATATGTTCGAAGATCCTTGCCGCCGTGGCCGGTCGCCATCTTCACCAGCGTATCCACATTCTTGACGAGCCTGCCCGTGGTCACATCGTACCTCGCGCGATGCACAGGACATACGACCTCGCTCTTCTCCAGCTTGCCGCTTGGCAGATAGCCGCTCATATGCGGGCACAGCGCCTCAACCGCATAGAAAGTGCCATCGACATTGGCCACGAGGACCTGCCTACCCTTCACGGTGAATCCTCTCATCTCAGTCTTCGGAACATCAGTTGTCTTGCATACCTTTTCCACTGCCATTTCCTCCTCTGGTTTCCGGGGTACATCGCTTAACTCCATGTCCGCTAATCGCGGATGGGGCTGAAAAGCCGCCGCGAGGATTGTAGGTAGAGCCGGCCCGTATGTCAAATCAGCGGGGGAGAGCTGACGGTCTGAAGCTCGTGGCTTGTGGCTGTGACGAAGCTGCACTCCTTTGACGCGCGTCCGAGCCTATTCATTATTGTGTCCCCGGTTCTCCCGGCTGTGCGCTACCTGACACGCGTCGGACCAGGAATTGGGAGTGTTCCCGTTTTCCCCTGTTTTCCCACGCGCGACGTCTCCCTGCCGTGCGTCCTCCTAGCGCTCCGGCGACCGGTTCCTTTGCTCCGCCTGTTCAGCTTTGCTCCGGTCGAGAGAAAGGCCCACTTG
This bacterium DNA region includes the following protein-coding sequences:
- the prfA gene encoding peptide chain release factor 1 produces the protein MLTPSFDFKRRLEPMRLRAAELETQLGDPKVTSNIPLLRSLTREYRAGKAALEQLGEYERLEKELQDATSMSREADDAEMRELAEIELADLGQRMEKLAAALEAVLRPRSPDWDKGCIVEIRAAAGGEEAALFAGDLFRMYSHYAENHNLKIEVLDSRPSELKGFKEITFTVEGDEPFRYFRFESGVHRVQRVPETEASGRIHTSTVTVAVLPEAEEVELNINPEDLRVDVYRAGGHGGQGVNKTESAVRITHIPTGLVAQCQDERSQQRNKAKAMKVLAARLLEARRLQDESKTTAARRKQIGAGDRSEKIRTYNFPQNRLTDHRVGVSVHNLDSVIEGNLDALFAALEEAEAAIE
- a CDS encoding nitroreductase, producing MNVTDALNSRASIRAFKPDPIARETIRAIMEAATRAPSWANTQPWEIYIAAGEPLERLRRGFLDRFHEGKPRALDMPAPAQWPEASKQRMEALMAGRTRLAAPGTAGKYPRQVMAEWNYRFFGAPVVVYLCMERGLSTWSLFDIGLLAQSIMLAAQEHGVDSIPAVMLASYPDLIRTELGIPQDQLVLFGIALGHRDPQAPQNQLRTTRRPLEDVVRMKGL
- a CDS encoding toast rack family protein, which codes for MTRNVSLLFVAVLVLAVAGCYLPSPKPGKAVTLQQKVGLGSAETASASITIGVGKLKIEGGADSLLDARFEYNIPDWKPVLSYKVEDCEGQLTVEQPSRVVGATWPGNVRYDWNLRLNRTIPMNLEINLGVGKSDVDLNGVNVHHLDLVAGVGEGSVDLSGPRTSDLDATIKAGVGKLTLILPTDVGVRVTAQAGLGHVDASGLKADGDAWVNDVWGKTKTSLRIEVEGGIGAVELRLAGPTAGGI
- a CDS encoding cupin domain-containing protein — encoded protein: MMTGHFTEVKEDKPSMPDMQATIRWLIAAKDGAPNFAMRVIEIKRKGEKIPLHRHDYEHETFVIEGEGNVLNPGGVKPVAYGDFAYIPAGEEHGFENTGDKPFRFICVIPVQ
- a CDS encoding O-methyltransferase codes for the protein MSQELWTSVDGYVNGMVVRQDEVLAEALAASDAAGLPRISVSPSQGKLLHLLARAIGARNILEIGTLGGYSAIWLARALPEGGRLVTVEVDPKHAAVAGKSIARAGLTSLVDLRVGRALDVLPQIAAEGRGPFDLVFIDADKTGNPDYFAWALRLTRPGSVIIVDNVVRKGAVIDGESTDPNVQGVRRLNELIAREPRVSATTIQTVGAKGYDGFTLALVVA
- a CDS encoding Rieske (2Fe-2S) protein, translated to MELSDVPRKPEEEMAVEKVCKTTDVPKTEMRGFTVKGRQVLVANVDGTFYAVEALCPHMSGYLPSGKLEKSEVVCPVHRARYDVTTGRLVKNVDTLVKMATGHGGKDLRTYGVKVESDDILIDM